CAGCGCTCAGCAGCCTGCCGAACGCCCGCTCGACCTCTTGTGTCTGGCAGTCCGCGACCGGCTCAGTCGTCGCTGGCGCTCGCGGTCGGCAGTCGCGCGAGCAGGCGCTCGACCGCGACGCGATCGGCCGCGCCGGCGATCTCGACGGCCAGCGCCTGCAGCTGCGCCGGATCACCGCACGCGCTCACCCGGGCCCGCGCGTCGTCGCTCACCGCCCCGTGGCGGTCGGCCAGCGCCAGGACCAGCTGGCGCGCCCCTTCGAGCAGGCCCTCTTGCCGCCCTTCTTGCTGGCCCACCTGCCGGCCCTCGCCGTAGTAGCGGCGCGCGAACTCGCTCTGGTACTCGTACTTGCCGGGCTGCATCTCGTCCTCCAAGGCGCGGCGCGCGGCCTGGTTCAGCGACGCGCGGATCAGATCATAGCAGACGGTGGCCTCGGGATCGGGCAGCGCATCGAGCGCGGCGAACGCGGCCAGCGTGACCGCGGTCCCGTCGGGGCCGTTGCCATGGGTGAGCGCGGACAGCACCGCCATCCACGGCTCGTCGCGGGCCCGCGCGCCCGTGACGCGGGGGATCCGCCCGGGGCCGAGCACCAGCGGGGTGAACGGCGAGCCGGGCTGCAGCGTCGCGATCGGGGTCGCGGCCCAGCGCGCGGTCGCGTCGTCGGTGGCGATCACGACGAGGCACGTCGGGCACCGCAACCGCGCGTGGAGCGCGGCGACGTAGAACGGCCACGAGCGCCGCTTGGCGTCGTCGCGCGCGCGCTGGACCTCGACCACGATGCCCATCACCGGCGCGTGGTCCGGCGGCCCGCCGCGGAGGTGGATCACGAGGTCAGCGCGGAACTCGGCCGGCAACGCCTGGGTGAACCCGGGGTCGCCGACATCGACGCTGGCGAAGCCTGGCAACGCGACGTCGAGCGACTCGCGCAACAGCGCCGGGACCAGGGCCGGATGCTCGCGCAGCACCACCAGCGGCGCTTCGTGGACGAGCGATGGCACGACCGGGACCGCAGCAAGACGCGTGCCTCGCGCAACGCCGCGACCGCGCGTGTGCACTGTCCCGCCAGCCGGACACGCGCGGCCGACACCCGGACACGCCGCCGGATCTCGGACGGGCCGCCGCCGCACGGGCGAGCCGCAGGCGACGTTGACCTGGCGCGCCCCATCGCCGGCGTCGACGGACCGCCCGCGCGGTGGCGCCGCCGCCGCGGCTCATATGCTCGGCGCCGTGACCTGGACCGCCCCCCCGCCGCTACCAGACCTGGCACATGGCCGCAGGGCGCATGCGCGCGCCGGGCTTGCAGCCGAAGGCGTCGGCGAACTCGGGCGTGGCCTGGAGCGCGCCGTTGACGCGCCACTGCGACGGCGCGTGGACGTCGACGGTGGCGAGCAGGGCGGCGAAGTCGGGGCGCATCTTGGCGCACCACGCCTGGCCGAAGCCGAGGAAGAACTGCTGGTCCTCGGTGAAGCCGTCGGCGACCTGCGCGGGCCCGGTCCGCAGCGCCCGGTACGCGCGCAGCGCCAGCTTGACGCCGCCGATGTCGGCGATGTTCTCGCCGACGGTGTTGGCGCCGTTGAGCTTCACGCCCGGCAGCGCCTCGTAGGCGTCGTACTGCGCGATCACGCACTGGGTGCGCTGCTTGAACTGCGCGCCGGTCGCGGGCGCCCACCAGTTGGCGAGGTTGCCGACCGCGTCGAACTGCGCGCCCTGGTCGTCGAAGCCGTGGGTCAGCTCGTGGCCGACGACGACGCCCATCGCGCCGAGGTTGACGGGGAGCGCGGCCGCGGGATCGAAGAACGGCGCCTGCAGGATGCCGGCGGGGAAGACCATGCCGTTTAGCTGCGGCTCGTAGTAGGCGTTGACCGTCGGCGCCGACAGCAGCCACTCGTCGCGGTCGAGCGGCTTGCCGATCTTGGCCAGCAGCCGGGCGTGCTCGGCCTTGCGCGCGGCCAGCTCGCTCGCGGCGTAGGCCCCGGCCACCGGCGTGAACCCGACCGGGCGCCACTGCTTGGGGTAGCCGATCTGGTAGGCCATCGCGTCGAGCTTGGTCGCGGCCGCGGCCTTGGTCGTCGCGTCCATCCACGGCAGCGCGTCGAGGTTGGCGCGCATCGCGTCGGCGATCGCGCGGACCTGCTGGTCGGCGCCCTGCTTGGCGGCGGCGCCGAAGCGCTCGCGCACGAACACCTGGCCGAGGAGCTCGCCGAGCGCGCCGTCGGTGGCGGCCACGCACCGCTTCCAGCGCACCTCCTGCTCGGCCTGGCCGGTGAGCGCGCCGACGAACGCGAACTGCGCGTCGTCGAAGCGCTTGGGCAGGAGCGCGGCGGTCGCGCTCAAGAGGTGCAGCCGCAGGTACGTGCGCCACACCGCCGGCTTGGTCCTGGTCACGAGCGGGTCGAGCCCGCGCAGGAACGCCGGCGAGCCGACAGTGATCGCGGTGACGCGGGGGGCCCCGACCGCGGCGAAGTACGTGTCCCACGCGAAGTGCGGCGCGGCCTTCTTGACGCCGGCCCGCTCGAGCCGGTTGTAGGTCGCGACCGGATCGCGGCGCGCGACCTTGTCGAGCGAGACCTTGGCCAGCGCGGTCTCGAGCGCGATCACCTCGGCCGCGCCGGTCGCGGCGTCGGCCGGGCTCCGGCCGTCGAGCTCGAGCAGGCTCGCGAGGTACGCGGCGTACGCGGCGCGCAGGCCCTTGGTCGCCTCGTCGTCCTTCAGGTAGTAGTCGCGATCGGGCAGGCCCAGGCCGCCCTGCTCGATGCCGCCGATCACCTGGCGCGCGTCCTTGGCGTCCTGGGTGTGGCCGAACGTGAACAGCGCCCCGGCGCCGGCCTGGTGCAGCGCCGCGGTCGCGACCGCCAGCGTCGGGCCGTCCTTGACCGCGGCGATGGTCTTGTCGAGCGCGGCCAGCGGCGTCACGCCCGCGGCCTCGACCGCGGCCTCGTCCATGCACGCGCCGTAGAAGCTGCCGAGCGTCGCCAGCGCTGGGTCGGCGCCGGGCGCGGCGCGCGCGCGCTCGAGCACGTCGTGCAGGAACTCGCGGTTGCGATCCTCGATCGAGATGAAGCTGCGCATCGCCATCGGCTTGTCGGCCGGGATCTCGGTGCGCGCGATCCAGCCGCCGCACGCGTACTGGTAGAAGTCGTCGCACGGGTCGACGCTGCGATCGAGCGCGGTCGGATCGAGCCCGATCGCGGCCAGCGTCGTGGTGCTGCCGTCCGGCGGCGGCGTCGCGGGATCGGGCGCCGGGGGCGTCGGCCCGGGGTCGGGCAGCGGCGTGGCCGGCCGCGGGGTCGGGCCGGAGCACGCGGCGCCGGTCGCGCCGGCGAGCGCGAAGAACAAGGGGACGAGGCGCGAGTGGGTCATGGCAGCTCCGGGCGGCAGGGTGCAAGGCGCACCCGCGTCGGTCAACTACCGCTGCGGGGCGATCGATGGCGGCCGGGCCCTGCCGCGCCCTGACCAGGCCGCGACCGCCAGGCGGCGCTGCGACGTCGGGGCCCGGGCAGGCGGTCGCACCGGTCGCACCGGTCGATCGCGGTCAACCGACGGTCCGGGTCGTGGCTCCTCCTGCCATGCGCCATCACCTCGTGCTCCTGGTCCTCGCCTCCGCCGCCAGCGCCTGCGCCGTCGCCGACGCCCACGTCCAGGGCAGCGGCACCGCCAAGACCGAGCCCCGCACCACCGCCGACTTCACCGGGGTCTCGGTCGGCGGCGCGATCACGCTCGACGTCACGCTCGGGCCGACCACCTCGATCACGGTGTCCGCCGACGACAACGTCGTGGGGCTGATCACCACCGACGTCGTCAACGGCCGGCTGGTCGTCGGCCAGCGCGACAGCTACAACTCGAAGCTGCCGGTCCGGGTCACGATCACGACCCCGGCGCTGCGCAGCGTGTCGGTCAGCGGCGCCAGCACCGCGGCGATCCACAAGCTGCGCGGGGTCGCGCTCGCGCTCGACGCCTCGGGCGCCAGCACCGCCGCGCTCGACGGCGAGATCGGGCAGCTCACGCTCGACGTCAGCGGCGCCAGCAAGGTGACCGCGCGCGGGCTGGCCACGACCGACGCCACCGTCGCCGCCTCGGGCGCCAGCCAGGTCGAGGTCGCGGTCGCGCGCGGCCTCACGGTCGACGCGTCGGGCGCCAGCGCGATCGATTACTGGGGCAAGCCCGCGGTGACCAAGGCGACCTCCGGCGTCAGCCACGTCCGCGCGCACTGAGGTTCCGCACCGCGTCGCCCGGCCCCGCGGTGAGGACGCGAGACTCCCGGCGCGTGGACCGATCCTCGACCGAGTTACGCCGCGCGCACTGATCAGCGGGTGAGCGCGGCGACCGCGCGCCGCCGCGATCGGGGCCACGACGCGAGACTCCCGGCGCGCGGACCGGCGCTCGACCGACCTACGCGCGCACCGTTCAGCGCGTGAGCGCCGCGACCGCGCGCGCCGCCGCGACCGGCGTGAGCGCCTCGGCCAGCGCCAGCGCGACCCGGGCCAGGCCGTGGGGCGCGAGGTGGTGCCAGAGCCCGACGTGCAGGACGATCCGGTCGCCGCGGTCGGCGGCCGCGGCGAG
This genomic window from Myxococcales bacterium contains:
- a CDS encoding M13 family metallopeptidase → MTHSRLVPLFFALAGATGAACSGPTPRPATPLPDPGPTPPAPDPATPPPDGSTTTLAAIGLDPTALDRSVDPCDDFYQYACGGWIARTEIPADKPMAMRSFISIEDRNREFLHDVLERARAAPGADPALATLGSFYGACMDEAAVEAAGVTPLAALDKTIAAVKDGPTLAVATAALHQAGAGALFTFGHTQDAKDARQVIGGIEQGGLGLPDRDYYLKDDEATKGLRAAYAAYLASLLELDGRSPADAATGAAEVIALETALAKVSLDKVARRDPVATYNRLERAGVKKAAPHFAWDTYFAAVGAPRVTAITVGSPAFLRGLDPLVTRTKPAVWRTYLRLHLLSATAALLPKRFDDAQFAFVGALTGQAEQEVRWKRCVAATDGALGELLGQVFVRERFGAAAKQGADQQVRAIADAMRANLDALPWMDATTKAAAATKLDAMAYQIGYPKQWRPVGFTPVAGAYAASELAARKAEHARLLAKIGKPLDRDEWLLSAPTVNAYYEPQLNGMVFPAGILQAPFFDPAAALPVNLGAMGVVVGHELTHGFDDQGAQFDAVGNLANWWAPATGAQFKQRTQCVIAQYDAYEALPGVKLNGANTVGENIADIGGVKLALRAYRALRTGPAQVADGFTEDQQFFLGFGQAWCAKMRPDFAALLATVDVHAPSQWRVNGALQATPEFADAFGCKPGARMRPAAMCQVW
- a CDS encoding DUF2807 domain-containing protein; amino-acid sequence: MRHHLVLLVLASAASACAVADAHVQGSGTAKTEPRTTADFTGVSVGGAITLDVTLGPTTSITVSADDNVVGLITTDVVNGRLVVGQRDSYNSKLPVRVTITTPALRSVSVSGASTAAIHKLRGVALALDASGASTAALDGEIGQLTLDVSGASKVTARGLATTDATVAASGASQVEVAVARGLTVDASGASAIDYWGKPAVTKATSGVSHVRAH